The following is a genomic window from uncultured Propionivibrio sp..
CCCACTGCGCCTTGCCGCCCAGCGCGGCGAAAGCTTCGAGGATTTCGGTGGAGGGAGTTCCGGGATAGCCGGTGCCGAGCAATACCCCGGCATTGAAGGCGGCGAGCGCGACAGCTTCGTCGCCGGAAAGGAGCATGCGATCAGCGAGCTTGGCAACCATGACGATCTAAACAGGTGAGTGAAAAGAGTCGGTCGAAAAGATCCGGCCGTGCGAGGCGAAAGGCAGAGTATCCTAGCCTTCCCGCGACCGGTCAATGCGCCCGCCCGGATTTGCGGACATCCGAGGCTGCGAACCAATCGCCGACGCGACGGTCAACCCCTTGTCTCCCACAGGAAGATCTCATCATGATTTCACTTTCCGAAGACGCCATCGCCTACGCCAACGAAAAGCGCTCGCCGATCCACATCGGCCTTCCCTATAAGGTCAGCGGCTGCTGTTTCGACCTGACCGAGTCGCCCTCCGTCGTGCTCGGGGAGCCGTCATCACCCGGCGATTACCAGCGCCAGACGATCAACGGTGTCACCGTCTTCGTGCCCAGGGAGTTTCCCGAACACGACCCGATCGTCATCAAGACGCGCAGCCTGCTCGGCTTCAGGCAATTGGTCATCGACGGCTGGAAACTCGTCTAGCATTTTTCAGACGTCGAAAAAAAAGCCCGGTGACCAACCATTCACCAGGCTGAAGCAATCGGGACGGCCACTGGCCGCCCCGGCGAAACGTCCTATTCCTCGTCGACGAAGACCTCTTCACGCTTCTTGCTGATCGCCGGCAGCGTGATCATCACCATCAGGCCAACGGCCAATACGATCATCGTTGCCGAAATCGGCCGCGTGACGAAGACACTCCAGTCGCCGCGCGCCATCAGGAGCGCCCGGCGCAGGTTTTCCTCCATCATCGGCCCGAGCACGAAACCGAGGATCAGCGGCGCCGGCTCGAAGCCGAGCTTGTTGAAGAGAAAACCGACCACCGCGAAGGCCGCCGCGCAGTAAACGTCGAAGGTGTTGTTCGACAGCGTATAGACGCCGATCGCGCAGAAGGCCATGATCGCCGGGAAGAGGAAGCGATACGGCACGGTCAGCAGCTTCACCCAGATGCCGATCAGCGGCAGGTTGAGAATCACCAGCATCAGGTTGCCGACCCACATCGAGGTGATCAGGCCCCAGAACAGGCCGGGATTGGTCGTCATCACCTGCGGACCGGGCTGGATGCCCATGATCGTCATGGCGCCGATCATCAGCGCCATCACCGCGCTGGTCGGAATGCCCAGCGTCAGCATCGGGATGAACGAGGTCTGCGCGCCCGAGTTGTTGGCGGCTTCCGGCGCAGCGACGCCCTGGATGGCGCCCTTGCCGAAAGCTTCGGGCGTTCTCGACATCTTCTTTTCGACCGAATACGAGGTGAAGGACGCCAGCATCGGCCCGGCGCCCGGCAGGACGCCGAGCAGGCAACCGAGCATCGTGCCGCGCAAGGCGGCCGGCGCGGCGTCATGAAAATCCTGCTTGCTCGGCCACAGTCCGGTCACCTTCTTGACGAAGACTTCGCGATGCTCGGCCGGCTTGCCGAGGTTGGCGATAATCTCGCCGAAACTGAAGACGCCCATGGCGATGACGACGAAGTTGATGCCGTCCATCAGTTCCGGAATGCCGAAACTGAAGCGCGGCACCGCGGTAATGACGTCGGTATTGATCTGACCGAGCAGCAGGCCGAGCACGACCATCGCCAGCGCCTTGGCCAGCGAGCCGGACGCCAGGACGACGGCGCCGACCAGGCCGAGGAACATCAGCGCGCAGTATTCCGGCGCGCCGAACTCGAAGGCGAGCGCGGTCAGCGGTGGTGCGAAGGCGGCGACCACCAGCGTGCCGACAGTGCCGGCGAAGAACGAGGCCAGGGCTGCCGTCGCCAGCGCCGCGCCGGCGCGTCCGTGCCGCGCCATCTGGTACCCATCAAGCGCAGTGACGACCGACGAGGCTTCACCCGGCACATTGATCAGGATCGCCGTCGTCGAGCCGCCGTATTGGGCGCCGTAGTAGATGCCGGCCAGCATGATCAGCGCCGAGGTCGGCTGCAGCGAGTACATCGACGGCAGCAGCATGGCGATCGTCGCGATCGGACCGAGGCCCGGCAGCACGCCAATCAGCGTGCCGAGCATGGCACCGAGAAAGGCATACCAGAGGTTGATCAGCGACAGCGAGGTCTGGAAGCCGATATAAAGGTTTTGAAGCAAGTCCATGTTCGATCTTTCTCTAAGTCACGCAGAGGGGCTGCTCAGGACAGCGCCGGCCACAGGGGAATGGTCAGCTGCAGACCGTAGATGAAAATGAGATAGGACATCACGGTCAGAATCACCGCGTTGAGCACCGCGTCCTTCCAGGTGAATTCGCTGCCACCGGCGGCGGTCATGATGATCATCAGCGGGAAGCTGATGACAAAACCGAGCCGCGGCAAAGCAAGGCCGAAGAAAATGATGGCGCCGACGATACAGAGCAGCGGCCGCCAGGGAATTTTTCCGATCGGATCGCCGTCGGTGCGCTTGTTCGTGAAGGCCGACACCAGGACGACGACACCGAGCAAGGCGAGAATGATGCCGAGCCCGAAGGGGAAGTAACCCGGCCCCGGACGCACGGCAATGCCGAAATTGTAGTTCGTCGCGCCGATGGCAAAGGCGCTACCCACGAGGATCAGCAGGACACCCGAGAGGAAGTCTTTCTGGCTTTTGATTTTCATGGAGAATCCAGTGTGATGCTGAGGAACCGGCGCCGTCCGGACGGCTCGCGCCCGGACGGCCACGGTGTCGATCAGTGCTGCTTCAAGCTCAGTCGGCCTTGATGTTGGCGTCCTTGATCAGCTTGGTGTACTTGGCAAACTCGTCCGGCCCGTACTTGGCCAGTTCGGAGGCGATACCGGAGGCCGGGGCGACGCCGACGCCGCGCAGCTTCTCGATGACTTCCGGCATCTTCAGCACTTTCTGCAATTCGGCGCTGAGGCGATCGACGATGGGCTTCGGCGTCTTCGCCGGTGCGTAGAGCGCATACCAGCCGTTCACCGAGAAGTCGGGGTAGCCCGCTTCGGCGAAGGTCGGCACATCGGGGAAGTCGGCCATGCGCGTCTTCGACGAGACGGCGATCGGACGCACCTTGCCGCCCTTGATCAGCGGCGTCGAGTTCGTCGAGGTATCGAAGATGACGTCAAGGCGTCCGCCGATCAGGTCGAGGATGTGCGCACTGCCGCCCTTGTACGGGACGTGCGTCATATTGACCTTGGCCTGCGCCGTAAACATTTCACCGGCCAGGTGCAGCGGCGAACCGTTGCCCGAGGAACCGTACATCACCTCGCCCGGCTTGGCCTTGGCAGCCTCGACGACGTCCTTGAGCGTCTTGTACTTCGAGTTCGGGAACGTGATGACGACCATCGGCGCGGTACCGAAGAGGCCGATCGGCTCAAAGGCGGTGAGCGGATCGTACTCGGCCTTGAACAGGATCGGGCTGACCGCGTTCGAGGCGAAGCCGCCGACGAGCAGCGTGTAGCCGTCGGCCGGCGCCTTGGCGACGACGGTCGCGCCGATCAGCGTGCCGGCACCCGGCTTGTTGTCGATGATGAACTGCTGGCCAAGGCCTTCGGACAGCTTCTGGCCGATCAGGCGGCCGAGCATGTCGTTGGCGCCGCCAGCCGGATAGGGCACGACGAGCGTCACCGGCTTGGTCGGATAGGTTTGCGCCTGAGCAAGACCGAAACAGCCGAAACCGGCAACGGCCGTGGCGGCGAGCAGACGGGTAAAGGTACGACGGGAGAGCAGCGAAGTGGTCATGGCTTCATTCCTTGACGAGGGATTGACGAAGCGATCGCATCACGACATCGATCGAAAATCGGGCGCCGGGCCGCCTGAAGCGGACCCGGCGTTCGGGAAAAAACACCAGCAAAAGGGCATGCCCGGTATTACTTGACCTGCAGGTTGGCCTTCTCGATGACGGCCTTCCACTTGGCCATCTCGGCGGCGATGTAGTCGGCGAATTCCTTCGGCGAGGTGGCGACGGCTTCAGCGCCCGCCTCGGAGAATTTCTTGATCGTTTCCGGCTTCTTCATGCAAGCCTGGACTTCGGCGGCGAGCTTGTCGACGATTTCCTTCGGCGTTCCGGCCGGTGCGATGAAGCCGTGCCAGGCGACCGCTTCGAAACCGGGCAGGAATTCGGCCACTGCCGGCACCTTCTCGTCGAAGGCGGCGCGCTTGGCCGTCGCCGTCGCCAGCATCGTCAGCTTGCCGGCCTGCACATGCGGCAGCAGCAGCGGCACGTTGTCGAAGGTCATCGCCACCTGGCCGCCGAGCATGTCGGTGACCATGCGCGCCGAACCCGGATACGGCACGTGTGTGATCTTGGTGCCGGTCATCTGCTGGAACAGCTCGGCCGCCAGATGCTGCGAGGTACCGACGCCCGAGGAGCCATACGCGACCTTGCCCGGATTCTTCTTGAGGTAGTCGATCAGCTCCGGCACCGATTTCACCGGCAGCTTGCCCGAGTTGATGACGAGGACATTAGGCACCTTGTCGAACATGGTCACCGGGATCAGGTCCTTGAGCGGCTTGTACGGCACCTGGTCGGGGCGCAACTGCGGATTGATCGCCAAACCGGAAGTACTGGCGATGCCGATCGTCAGGCCGTCCGGCTTGGAGCGTGCGACCTGGGCGATGCCATTGACACTGCCGGCGCCCGGCACATTCTCGATGATGAACGGCTTGCCGAAAGCCTTCTGCAGGTGATCGCCGATGACGCGCGCGAAAATATCGGTGGTGCCGCCGGCCGTGAACGGCACGATGATCTTGACGGTGTCGGTCGGCCACTCGTCCTTCGCCATTGACGGCGAAGCGACCAGCGACAGACAGGCGGAAACGGCCAGCGAAAACAATGTCTTGTTCATGATTGCCCTCTTTATTTGAGTCGATTGACGCGGTTCGATTCTATCTCTTGTTGATACTGCTGATGCCTGTTACATAACCCCTGGAACGTCTCATTCTTCCTGGAACGCCTCCTGTCGCTTCTGCTTGAT
Proteins encoded in this region:
- a CDS encoding CC/Se motif family (seleno)protein, with amino-acid sequence MISLSEDAIAYANEKRSPIHIGLPYKVSGCCFDLTESPSVVLGEPSSPGDYQRQTINGVTVFVPREFPEHDPIVIKTRSLLGFRQLVIDGWKLV
- a CDS encoding tripartite tricarboxylate transporter permease, giving the protein MDLLQNLYIGFQTSLSLINLWYAFLGAMLGTLIGVLPGLGPIATIAMLLPSMYSLQPTSALIMLAGIYYGAQYGGSTTAILINVPGEASSVVTALDGYQMARHGRAGAALATAALASFFAGTVGTLVVAAFAPPLTALAFEFGAPEYCALMFLGLVGAVVLASGSLAKALAMVVLGLLLGQINTDVITAVPRFSFGIPELMDGINFVVIAMGVFSFGEIIANLGKPAEHREVFVKKVTGLWPSKQDFHDAAPAALRGTMLGCLLGVLPGAGPMLASFTSYSVEKKMSRTPEAFGKGAIQGVAAPEAANNSGAQTSFIPMLTLGIPTSAVMALMIGAMTIMGIQPGPQVMTTNPGLFWGLITSMWVGNLMLVILNLPLIGIWVKLLTVPYRFLFPAIMAFCAIGVYTLSNNTFDVYCAAAFAVVGFLFNKLGFEPAPLILGFVLGPMMEENLRRALLMARGDWSVFVTRPISATMIVLAVGLMVMITLPAISKKREEVFVDEE
- a CDS encoding tripartite tricarboxylate transporter TctB family protein; translated protein: MKIKSQKDFLSGVLLILVGSAFAIGATNYNFGIAVRPGPGYFPFGLGIILALLGVVVLVSAFTNKRTDGDPIGKIPWRPLLCIVGAIIFFGLALPRLGFVISFPLMIIMTAAGGSEFTWKDAVLNAVILTVMSYLIFIYGLQLTIPLWPALS
- a CDS encoding tripartite tricarboxylate transporter substrate binding protein, with translation MTTSLLSRRTFTRLLAATAVAGFGCFGLAQAQTYPTKPVTLVVPYPAGGANDMLGRLIGQKLSEGLGQQFIIDNKPGAGTLIGATVVAKAPADGYTLLVGGFASNAVSPILFKAEYDPLTAFEPIGLFGTAPMVVITFPNSKYKTLKDVVEAAKAKPGEVMYGSSGNGSPLHLAGEMFTAQAKVNMTHVPYKGGSAHILDLIGGRLDVIFDTSTNSTPLIKGGKVRPIAVSSKTRMADFPDVPTFAEAGYPDFSVNGWYALYAPAKTPKPIVDRLSAELQKVLKMPEVIEKLRGVGVAPASGIASELAKYGPDEFAKYTKLIKDANIKAD
- a CDS encoding tripartite tricarboxylate transporter substrate binding protein; this translates as MNKTLFSLAVSACLSLVASPSMAKDEWPTDTVKIIVPFTAGGTTDIFARVIGDHLQKAFGKPFIIENVPGAGSVNGIAQVARSKPDGLTIGIASTSGLAINPQLRPDQVPYKPLKDLIPVTMFDKVPNVLVINSGKLPVKSVPELIDYLKKNPGKVAYGSSGVGTSQHLAAELFQQMTGTKITHVPYPGSARMVTDMLGGQVAMTFDNVPLLLPHVQAGKLTMLATATAKRAAFDEKVPAVAEFLPGFEAVAWHGFIAPAGTPKEIVDKLAAEVQACMKKPETIKKFSEAGAEAVATSPKEFADYIAAEMAKWKAVIEKANLQVK